Proteins from one Streptosporangium becharense genomic window:
- a CDS encoding MFS transporter → MTPPNPPAEPPEAVAEALLAGREELIASAAPPQNPPRVGAWTITVYALTMFGFQLTLLLPTLFSLAYKVQLIDPANKDASLGFVLGLGGLISLVVSLPAGVLSDGTRLGWGRRRPFLAAGLVLSALGALIIAVAPTITVMLAGYVVVGVANAAIGTAVNPFLAEQVPAEQRGKVGALGGVTAAVAGVGATLLGSFLTASIYVLFLTPVAVLGVAALLYLLVIPDRPAPEDMRVGSILDVFKNIWFNPLKHPDFALVWLGKFCLSFGSTFFSTYQLYLLQDRLGLTPEQAGRQLAAVGGLSLLALVGSSIAGGTLSDRFKRRKPFIYLATGLIVAGLAVAASAPSMLLFAVGGVLLSAGTGAFNSVDLALASDVMPEKDKAGKYMNIYYLSGTLAGVLAPLMASVILRLGGGGNYGVLFLSGAVLGLGAVVTTAKIRSVR, encoded by the coding sequence GTGACCCCCCCGAACCCCCCTGCCGAGCCGCCGGAAGCCGTCGCCGAGGCCCTTCTCGCCGGCCGTGAGGAGCTCATCGCGAGCGCCGCGCCGCCGCAGAACCCGCCCCGAGTCGGCGCCTGGACCATCACGGTCTACGCGCTGACGATGTTCGGCTTCCAGCTGACGTTGCTGCTGCCGACCCTGTTCAGCCTCGCCTACAAAGTGCAGCTGATCGATCCGGCGAACAAGGATGCGAGCCTGGGCTTCGTCCTCGGCCTCGGCGGGCTGATCAGCCTCGTCGTGAGCCTGCCCGCGGGCGTGCTGAGCGACGGAACCCGGCTGGGATGGGGACGGCGGCGGCCCTTCCTCGCGGCGGGTCTCGTGCTGTCGGCCCTCGGCGCGCTGATCATCGCCGTAGCCCCGACGATCACGGTCATGCTGGCCGGCTATGTCGTCGTGGGAGTTGCCAACGCCGCGATCGGCACCGCCGTCAACCCGTTCCTCGCCGAGCAGGTGCCGGCGGAGCAGCGTGGCAAGGTGGGGGCGCTCGGTGGAGTGACCGCCGCGGTCGCGGGTGTGGGGGCGACGCTGCTCGGCAGTTTCCTGACGGCGAGCATCTATGTGCTGTTCCTGACCCCGGTGGCCGTCCTCGGCGTCGCGGCACTGCTGTACCTGCTGGTGATCCCCGATCGGCCGGCGCCCGAGGACATGCGGGTCGGATCGATCCTCGACGTGTTCAAGAACATCTGGTTCAACCCGCTCAAGCACCCCGACTTCGCGCTGGTCTGGCTCGGGAAATTCTGCCTGTCGTTCGGGTCCACGTTCTTCAGCACCTACCAGCTGTACCTCCTGCAGGACCGCTTGGGCCTCACCCCCGAGCAGGCAGGACGTCAGCTCGCGGCCGTCGGCGGGCTCAGCCTGCTGGCGCTGGTCGGTTCCTCGATCGCCGGCGGGACGCTCTCCGACCGGTTCAAGCGGCGCAAGCCGTTCATCTACCTCGCGACCGGGCTCATCGTGGCCGGCCTCGCCGTCGCCGCGAGCGCACCCTCGATGCTGCTCTTCGCCGTCGGTGGGGTCCTGCTGTCGGCGGGCACCGGCGCGTTCAACTCGGTCGACCTCGCCCTCGCCTCGGACGTCATGCCCGAGAAGGACAAAGCGGGCAAGTACATGAACATCTACTACCTCTCCGGCACCCTCGCGGGCGTCCTCGCCCCGCTGATGGCCTCCGTGATCCTGCGGCTCGGCGGCGGAGGGAACTACGGCGTCCTGTTCCTGTCGGGCGCGGTCCTCGGGCTCGGTGCCGTGGTGACCACGGCGAAGATCCGCAGCGTGCGCTGA
- a CDS encoding glycoside hydrolase family 2 TIM barrel-domain containing protein produces the protein MNRLPMGALRRTPDIDLDGTWKFRLLPHEREWKSVEVPELWTMREKTDRPHYLNIAMPFDEVPPAVPRHNPTGVYRRSVNLAPYPGRRTILHVGAAEGHLSVTVNGRAVGTSTDSHLAAEFDVTDAVTEGSNTIELRVAKWSAATYLEDQDHWWQSGLSRSVFLYTVPEVHLADVAVVADYEAGHGSLEVTVATVGLDHLHETGWSARIEVLGRTETSPIAPRVVEPAFTTPLSDRSKRSEPQGVPDGLLDLLSLRAADAPIAEELRPVADGMMPPQAKAGTAVFTLGALEVAPWTAETPHLEDLLVQLISPGGDVADAVRLRIGFRRVRVQGRDLLVNGERVLIQGVNRHDVDPRTGRVISRELMLAELSLLKRFNVNAIRTSHYPNDPVLLDLCDEIGFYVVDEADIEGHAFTTTLAHDPRYLPEFLERVSRMVLRDRNHPCVIIWSLGNETGYGPGHDAAAAWVRSVDPTRPLHYEGAIARDWHAGHAASDLVCPMYPSFEALAAFSADPRADRPVIVCEYAYSQGNSTGGLAEYWRLFENLPGLQGGFIWEFKDHALDPDGDGRYRYGGDFGDEPNDGTTLLNGVVFPDLTPKPALYEARGLFSPVRVTSGAEEARAGTLRLRNRQTFADLGAYDLRLQVETEAGPVGAVTLAAPPAAPGTEVAVEVPESIRVLFGTALALTVTVRTRRDAVWAPAGTEISAHQVTFPRPLPRLPRGTGTAHAELRHPLLRREPRLSLWRALTDNDQSFALDNRFLRSGFFQLTPVDVRTDAATATIRYRAAFGDEVVHTRTVTVLDEGDYLLAERVTLPGVTGDGLRVGMEFELVDGFEQARWVGLGPWENYPDRRTSALLGAWESPIGDLAVPYLKPQENGGRGEVTELHLSGPAGTVRTVHATPLHMNVSRYAVSELEAAAHWWELRPSAKTVVHLDIAHRGVGTGLLGPDTRPAYRLSQREYGWQWRLTLTDASA, from the coding sequence GTGAACCGCCTGCCCATGGGGGCGTTGCGCCGTACGCCCGACATCGACCTCGACGGAACGTGGAAGTTCCGGCTCCTGCCGCACGAGCGGGAGTGGAAGAGCGTCGAGGTGCCGGAGCTGTGGACCATGCGGGAGAAGACCGATCGGCCGCATTACCTGAACATCGCGATGCCGTTCGACGAGGTGCCTCCCGCGGTCCCGCGGCACAATCCGACCGGTGTCTACCGCCGGAGCGTGAACCTGGCGCCGTATCCGGGGCGGCGGACGATCCTGCACGTCGGCGCGGCCGAAGGGCACCTGAGCGTCACGGTCAACGGCCGTGCCGTCGGCACCAGCACCGACTCGCATCTCGCGGCCGAGTTCGACGTCACCGACGCCGTGACCGAGGGCTCCAACACGATCGAGCTCCGGGTCGCCAAATGGTCGGCGGCCACCTACCTGGAGGACCAGGACCACTGGTGGCAGTCCGGCCTGTCCCGGTCGGTGTTCCTCTACACCGTGCCGGAAGTGCACCTGGCCGACGTGGCCGTGGTGGCGGACTACGAGGCCGGGCACGGGAGCTTGGAAGTGACGGTGGCCACGGTCGGCCTGGACCACCTCCACGAGACCGGGTGGTCGGCCCGGATCGAGGTGCTCGGCCGGACGGAGACGAGCCCGATCGCCCCGCGCGTGGTCGAGCCCGCCTTCACGACGCCACTGTCCGACCGCTCGAAGCGGTCAGAGCCGCAGGGCGTCCCCGACGGCCTCCTGGATCTGCTCAGCCTGCGCGCGGCCGACGCGCCCATCGCCGAGGAACTGCGTCCGGTGGCCGACGGCATGATGCCGCCGCAGGCGAAGGCGGGCACCGCGGTGTTCACCCTCGGCGCGCTCGAGGTCGCCCCCTGGACGGCTGAGACGCCGCACCTGGAAGACCTCCTGGTCCAGCTGATATCGCCCGGCGGCGACGTGGCGGACGCGGTACGGCTGCGAATCGGCTTCCGCCGCGTACGCGTCCAGGGGCGTGACCTGCTGGTCAACGGCGAGCGCGTGCTCATCCAAGGGGTCAACCGCCACGATGTGGACCCGCGCACCGGCCGCGTCATCTCCCGCGAACTGATGCTCGCCGAGCTGTCGCTGCTCAAGCGGTTCAACGTCAACGCGATCCGCACCTCGCACTACCCCAACGACCCGGTCCTGCTCGACCTGTGCGACGAGATCGGCTTCTACGTCGTCGACGAGGCCGACATCGAAGGACACGCCTTCACGACCACGCTCGCCCACGACCCGCGTTACCTGCCCGAGTTCCTCGAGCGGGTCTCCCGGATGGTGCTGCGCGACCGCAACCACCCTTGCGTGATCATCTGGTCGCTCGGCAACGAGACCGGTTACGGTCCCGGCCACGACGCCGCCGCAGCCTGGGTGCGCAGCGTCGACCCGACCCGGCCGCTGCACTACGAAGGCGCGATCGCCCGGGACTGGCACGCCGGTCACGCGGCCAGTGACCTGGTCTGCCCGATGTATCCCTCGTTCGAGGCCCTGGCGGCGTTCTCGGCCGACCCACGGGCCGACCGGCCGGTCATCGTGTGCGAATACGCCTATTCGCAGGGGAACTCGACCGGCGGACTGGCCGAGTACTGGCGGTTGTTCGAGAACCTGCCGGGCCTGCAGGGCGGCTTCATCTGGGAATTCAAGGACCACGCGCTCGACCCCGACGGTGACGGCCGCTACCGCTACGGCGGCGACTTCGGCGACGAGCCCAACGACGGCACCACGCTCCTCAACGGCGTGGTCTTCCCCGACCTCACCCCCAAGCCGGCGCTGTACGAGGCGCGCGGCCTGTTCAGTCCGGTCCGCGTCACCTCCGGCGCCGAGGAGGCACGGGCCGGTACGCTGCGGCTGCGCAACCGGCAGACCTTCGCCGACCTCGGCGCCTACGACCTGCGGCTACAGGTGGAAACCGAAGCCGGGCCGGTGGGTGCGGTCACACTCGCGGCGCCGCCGGCGGCGCCGGGCACGGAGGTCGCCGTCGAGGTGCCCGAGTCGATCCGCGTCCTGTTCGGCACGGCCCTGGCCCTCACCGTGACCGTGCGCACGCGCCGGGACGCCGTGTGGGCTCCGGCGGGCACGGAGATCTCCGCCCACCAGGTCACCTTCCCCCGCCCGCTGCCGCGCCTTCCCCGCGGCACCGGCACCGCGCACGCCGAACTGCGTCATCCGCTGTTGCGCCGGGAGCCGCGGCTGTCCCTGTGGCGGGCGCTCACCGACAACGACCAGTCGTTCGCCCTGGACAACCGGTTCCTTCGCTCCGGCTTCTTCCAACTCACCCCCGTCGATGTCCGCACCGACGCGGCGACGGCCACCATCCGCTACCGCGCGGCCTTCGGCGACGAGGTCGTGCACACCCGCACCGTCACCGTGCTGGACGAGGGCGACTACCTGCTGGCCGAGCGTGTGACGCTGCCCGGCGTCACCGGCGACGGGCTGCGCGTGGGGATGGAGTTCGAGCTCGTCGACGGCTTCGAGCAGGCCCGCTGGGTGGGGCTGGGGCCGTGGGAGAACTACCCCGACCGGCGGACCTCGGCCCTGCTCGGCGCCTGGGAGAGCCCCATCGGCGATCTCGCCGTGCCGTACCTGAAGCCGCAGGAGAACGGCGGCCGCGGGGAGGTCACCGAACTACACCTGTCCGGCCCGGCCGGAACCGTGCGGACCGTGCACGCGACGCCGCTGCACATGAACGTGAGCCGTTACGCGGTCAGCGAGCTGGAGGCGGCCGCGCACTGGTGGGAACTGCGGCCGAGCGCAAAGACCGTCGTCCACCTCGACATCGCCCACCGCGGCGTCGGCACCGGACTGCTGGGCCCGGACACCCGGCCCGCGTACCGGCTGTCACAGCGTGAGTACGGCTGGCAGTGGCGCCTGACGCTCACGGACGCGAGCGCGTGA
- a CDS encoding LacI family DNA-binding transcriptional regulator gives MTERRRRVTAADVARSLGLSRTTVGYVLNNTPGQTIPAATRERVLAEAARLGYRPHRTAQALASGRSMIILLVLPDWPMEHTLRQNLETASRILDDAGYALVTYTRHESGHARPLWELLNPDVVIAWTPITDAERASMLTGGITKIIPQLQQERTALASPTLTAGTHLQIEYLHEQGHRRLGFATSVNERFSVLSQGRAEAARQAADRLGVDLLDVRPVDHRDGSVARAVQEWSAKGVTAVAAFNDDIAAMTVAATLRAGLSVPGDLAVIGHDDTPMASMLYPSLSSVSIDSAGLGRHLANLALHAAEDRPLPETPPDLHATVVARESTRR, from the coding sequence GTGACGGAGCGAAGAAGGCGGGTCACCGCGGCGGACGTCGCCCGCTCCCTGGGACTGTCCCGCACCACCGTGGGATACGTGCTCAACAACACCCCGGGTCAGACCATCCCCGCCGCCACCCGCGAGCGCGTCCTGGCCGAGGCCGCGCGCCTGGGTTACCGCCCGCACCGGACCGCCCAGGCCCTCGCCAGCGGACGCAGCATGATCATCCTGCTGGTGCTGCCGGACTGGCCGATGGAGCACACCCTGCGCCAGAACCTGGAGACGGCCTCCCGCATCCTCGACGACGCCGGCTACGCCCTGGTGACCTACACCCGTCACGAAAGCGGTCACGCCCGGCCCCTGTGGGAGCTGCTCAACCCGGATGTCGTCATCGCCTGGACGCCCATCACCGACGCCGAACGGGCGTCCATGCTCACCGGCGGCATCACCAAGATCATTCCTCAGTTGCAGCAGGAGCGGACCGCCCTGGCCTCACCCACGCTCACCGCCGGAACCCACCTGCAGATCGAATACCTGCACGAGCAGGGTCACCGGCGGCTCGGGTTCGCGACGAGCGTCAACGAACGCTTCTCCGTGCTGTCACAGGGGCGGGCCGAAGCGGCGCGGCAGGCAGCCGACCGGCTCGGCGTCGACCTTCTCGACGTCCGTCCGGTCGATCATCGCGATGGGAGCGTGGCACGGGCCGTACAGGAGTGGAGCGCCAAAGGCGTCACCGCCGTGGCCGCCTTCAACGACGACATCGCCGCGATGACCGTGGCCGCCACGCTGCGGGCCGGCCTGTCCGTCCCCGGTGACCTGGCCGTCATCGGTCACGACGACACGCCGATGGCGAGCATGCTCTATCCGTCGCTGTCCAGCGTGAGCATCGACAGCGCCGGCCTGGGCCGTCACCTCGCGAACCTGGCCCTGCACGCGGCCGAGGACCGCCCGTTGCCCGAGACCCCTCCCGACCTCCATGCCACCGTCGTGGCCCGCGAGTCCACCCGGCGGTAG
- a CDS encoding glycoside hydrolase family 1 protein — protein sequence MSRSFPDRFLWGASTAAHQIEGNNLNNDWWQLEHIAADHGVQFSGDALDSYHRYHEDMRLLADAGFNAYRFSIEWSRIEPSPGRFSRAELAHYRRMIETALRLGLTPVVTLHHFTHPIWFGERGAWLGDGAVDTFCRYVEQACTILDGVEWICTINEPNIVAVNHGQQRRLAEGKEYQFVGALPDAEIGQVLIAAHRAAAPLVRGATGAKVGWTVANQALLPVPGCESKHAEVQHIWEDMYLEPARDDDFVGVQSYTSQPVDDNGVVPHPDHPDNTIMGWAYRPDALGIAVRHTRDVVGDVPIVVTENGIATSDDSRRIAYTEGALAALHEAISEGADVRGYLHWSLLDNFEWGRWEPTFGLVAVNRETFERRPKPSLHWLGRIARANALTT from the coding sequence ATGTCCCGATCCTTTCCCGACCGCTTCCTATGGGGAGCCTCCACCGCCGCCCACCAGATCGAAGGCAACAACCTCAACAACGACTGGTGGCAGCTGGAGCACATCGCCGCGGACCACGGGGTGCAGTTCAGCGGGGACGCGCTGGACAGCTATCACCGCTACCACGAAGACATGCGTCTCCTCGCCGACGCGGGCTTCAACGCCTACCGGTTCAGCATCGAGTGGTCCCGCATCGAGCCGAGTCCCGGCAGGTTCTCGCGAGCCGAACTCGCCCACTACCGCCGCATGATCGAGACGGCTCTCCGGCTGGGTCTCACCCCCGTCGTCACGCTGCACCATTTCACTCATCCGATCTGGTTCGGCGAGCGCGGCGCATGGCTCGGCGACGGTGCCGTCGACACGTTCTGCCGTTATGTCGAGCAGGCCTGCACCATCCTCGACGGCGTCGAGTGGATCTGCACGATCAACGAGCCGAACATCGTCGCCGTCAACCACGGCCAGCAGCGGCGCCTGGCGGAAGGCAAGGAGTACCAGTTCGTCGGTGCCCTGCCCGACGCCGAGATCGGACAGGTCCTCATCGCCGCCCACCGCGCCGCCGCACCACTGGTCCGCGGGGCGACCGGCGCCAAAGTCGGCTGGACGGTCGCCAATCAGGCGCTCCTGCCCGTCCCCGGCTGCGAGAGCAAGCACGCCGAAGTCCAGCACATCTGGGAGGACATGTACCTGGAGCCGGCCCGTGACGACGACTTCGTCGGCGTGCAGTCCTACACCAGCCAGCCCGTCGACGACAACGGCGTCGTCCCTCACCCCGACCACCCGGACAACACCATCATGGGCTGGGCCTACCGGCCGGACGCTCTCGGCATCGCCGTACGGCACACCCGCGACGTCGTCGGTGACGTACCGATCGTCGTCACGGAGAACGGCATCGCCACCTCCGACGACTCCCGGCGCATCGCCTACACCGAAGGCGCGCTCGCGGCGCTTCACGAGGCCATCAGCGAAGGCGCCGACGTACGGGGATATCTGCACTGGAGCCTTCTCGACAACTTCGAGTGGGGCCGGTGGGAGCCCACCTTCGGACTGGTGGCGGTGAACCGGGAGACCTTCGAACGCCGGCCCAAGCCAAGCCTTCACTGGCTCGGACGAATCGCACGGGCCAACGCCCTGACGACCTAG
- a CDS encoding glycoside hydrolase family 43 protein has protein sequence MTTTPIIAGFHPDPTICRAGEAYYIANSSFEFAPGVPIHRSTDLVTWTLVTNALQRSGQLNVHAAPASTGVYAPTLRHHGEKFWLVTTNVVEIHRGQLIVSADDPAGPWSEPVYVDGAIGIDPDLAWDEDGTCHLTWASSAPELTGIASAPIDPATGKILAPPRSLWTGTGLAYPEGPHLYRRDGWWYLMLAEGGTERGHAVTIARARSLHDPFEAAPTNPILTHRSTGHRVQNTGHADLVQLADGSWAMVYLGVRPRGQSPMFHVNGRETFIAGVEWVDGWPVVDEDRFAPVPPDHSFVDRFDSSDLDQRWVSPNLFPHTFARWQAPGRLALTAPAEGDPRPVLATRARDPEWTAEARLDTSRGTGRLLVGIDGSHWYGLTADAETVEATVVIGPASTTVARVPVPPGDGVKLRISVREPAATGPMPPPEPDIVELAVLTASGTPQVLGAFDGRYLSTEVAGGFTGRTFGVEPVAGEVVVHQVSYRAHTATVRT, from the coding sequence GTGACGACAACGCCCATCATCGCCGGCTTCCACCCCGACCCGACCATCTGCCGGGCGGGGGAGGCGTACTACATCGCCAACTCCAGCTTCGAGTTCGCACCGGGGGTGCCGATCCACCGCAGCACCGACCTGGTCACCTGGACGTTGGTGACCAACGCGCTGCAGCGGTCCGGCCAGCTGAACGTCCACGCCGCCCCGGCGAGCACCGGAGTGTACGCGCCGACGCTTCGCCACCACGGGGAGAAGTTCTGGCTCGTCACGACGAACGTGGTGGAGATCCACCGCGGCCAGCTGATCGTCTCGGCCGACGACCCCGCGGGTCCGTGGTCGGAGCCGGTCTACGTGGACGGCGCCATCGGCATCGACCCGGACCTCGCCTGGGACGAGGACGGGACATGCCACCTCACCTGGGCGTCGAGTGCGCCTGAGCTGACCGGCATCGCCAGCGCGCCGATCGACCCCGCGACGGGAAAGATACTGGCTCCGCCGAGGTCGCTCTGGACCGGCACGGGACTGGCGTACCCGGAGGGCCCCCACCTTTACCGGCGTGACGGCTGGTGGTACCTCATGCTCGCGGAAGGCGGCACGGAGCGGGGGCACGCGGTCACCATCGCGCGTGCCCGTTCCCTGCATGACCCCTTCGAGGCGGCGCCGACCAATCCGATCCTCACTCATCGCAGCACGGGCCATCGCGTGCAGAACACCGGCCATGCCGACCTCGTCCAGCTGGCCGACGGCTCCTGGGCGATGGTGTATCTCGGGGTACGGCCCCGCGGTCAGAGCCCGATGTTCCATGTCAACGGTCGCGAGACGTTCATCGCGGGCGTGGAGTGGGTCGACGGCTGGCCTGTGGTCGACGAAGACCGCTTCGCCCCGGTTCCGCCGGACCACTCGTTCGTCGATCGGTTCGACTCCTCCGACCTCGACCAGCGCTGGGTGTCACCGAACCTGTTCCCGCACACGTTCGCCAGGTGGCAGGCGCCCGGCCGCCTCGCGCTGACAGCGCCCGCCGAGGGCGACCCGAGGCCGGTGCTGGCGACGCGTGCCCGAGACCCCGAGTGGACCGCGGAGGCCCGGCTCGACACCTCCAGGGGCACCGGGCGCCTCCTCGTCGGCATCGACGGTTCCCACTGGTACGGGCTCACGGCCGACGCCGAGACGGTTGAGGCCACCGTGGTCATCGGACCGGCGAGCACGACCGTCGCGCGGGTACCGGTCCCCCCGGGCGACGGCGTGAAGCTGCGCATCTCGGTCCGGGAACCCGCGGCGACCGGCCCCATGCCGCCGCCGGAGCCCGACATCGTGGAACTGGCCGTCCTCACCGCCAGCGGGACGCCCCAGGTCCTCGGCGCATTCGACGGACGCTACCTGTCGACGGAGGTGGCCGGCGGCTTCACCGGTCGCACGTTCGGCGTCGAGCCGGTCGCCGGCGAGGTCGTGGTTCACCAGGTCTCCTACCGTGCCCACACCGCCACGGTCCGGACCTGA
- a CDS encoding alpha-L-rhamnosidase: MTFVAAPFPAEAPYFRREFTSDGPPDRARLQVTALGIVEPYLNGTRVGDEVLAPGWTSYRHRLQVSTYDVTHLIRPGANALGAIVGEGWAAGRLGYEGKRHHYTQRPALYMRLELTHGGQTTIVTTDEQWTAGTGAVLAASLYDGETYDARREPDGWSLPGFTGAWSPAEPFDWDPGTLVPRVATPIRRIEELLPVETVVKDGRTIVDFGQNISGWVRLAVTGEAGQSVTIRHAEILRDGALDTETLRTARSTDRYTLRGGGQEVWEPRFTFHGFRYAEIDGPFDEVRAVVVHSDMRRTGWLDTSHDLLNRLHANTVWSMRGNFVGVPTDCPQRDERLGWTGDLNAFAPTAAFLYDVRGVLGSWLEDLAAEQREKGYVPWVVPDVLSTPSSPTALWSDVAVSLPWALYQEYGDTEILRRCHDSMAAFIRDVETRLDDDGLWSSGFQFGDWLDPDAPPDNAGEGKTGRHLVAAAYLAKTTREMADTARVLGTADAGHFASLAERTREAFRAEYVTGNGRVAGESATAYALAICFDLLDPAQEAHAGTRLAQLVAKAGFRISTGFAGTPLILPALSRTGHLQEAYLLLLETGCPSFLYPVTMGATTIWERWDAVLPDGTLNSTGMTSLNHYALGAVCDWLHKTIGGLTPLEPGYRRMRIAPKPGGGLTHATLTHTTVRGEVRIGWCVTDRFALEVTVPDGTHALVELPDGQITEITGGTHSFDCEPPGEDGPREPYTMDTPLKTLAGDLTVWRALREVFAKHFPGIPLDGTAPEAAVYSLNRIVGFIPGASEELKNDLRSALGGSR; this comes from the coding sequence ATGACGTTCGTCGCAGCACCGTTCCCCGCCGAGGCGCCCTACTTCCGGCGCGAGTTCACCTCCGACGGGCCGCCCGACCGTGCCCGGCTCCAGGTGACCGCACTGGGCATCGTCGAGCCGTACCTGAACGGCACCCGGGTGGGCGATGAGGTGCTGGCACCCGGCTGGACCTCCTACCGGCACCGGCTCCAGGTCAGCACCTACGACGTCACCCACCTGATCCGCCCGGGCGCCAACGCCCTGGGCGCGATCGTCGGCGAGGGCTGGGCCGCCGGGCGCCTCGGCTACGAGGGCAAAAGGCACCACTACACTCAGCGGCCCGCCTTGTACATGCGGCTGGAACTCACCCACGGCGGGCAGACGACGATCGTCACCACCGACGAGCAGTGGACGGCCGGCACCGGCGCGGTGCTGGCCGCGAGCCTGTACGACGGCGAGACCTACGACGCCCGGCGTGAGCCGGACGGCTGGAGCCTGCCGGGGTTCACCGGCGCCTGGTCCCCGGCGGAACCCTTCGACTGGGACCCCGGCACGCTGGTGCCCAGGGTCGCCACCCCGATCCGCCGGATCGAAGAGCTGCTGCCGGTGGAGACGGTCGTCAAGGACGGCAGGACGATCGTCGACTTCGGGCAGAACATCTCCGGCTGGGTACGACTCGCCGTCACCGGCGAGGCCGGGCAGAGCGTGACGATCCGCCACGCGGAGATCCTGCGAGACGGCGCGCTCGACACCGAAACCCTGCGCACGGCCCGGTCCACCGATCGCTACACCCTGCGCGGCGGCGGCCAGGAGGTCTGGGAGCCGCGCTTCACCTTCCACGGCTTCCGCTACGCCGAGATCGACGGCCCCTTCGACGAGGTCAGAGCGGTGGTGGTGCACAGCGACATGCGCCGGACCGGCTGGCTCGACACCTCCCACGACCTGCTCAACCGCCTGCACGCGAACACCGTCTGGTCGATGCGCGGCAATTTCGTCGGCGTGCCGACCGACTGCCCGCAACGCGACGAACGGCTCGGCTGGACCGGCGACCTCAACGCCTTCGCCCCCACCGCCGCCTTCCTGTACGACGTCCGCGGCGTTCTCGGCTCCTGGCTGGAAGACCTCGCCGCCGAGCAGCGAGAGAAGGGCTACGTGCCCTGGGTGGTGCCGGACGTGCTGTCCACCCCCTCCTCTCCCACCGCCCTGTGGAGCGACGTGGCGGTCAGCCTGCCGTGGGCCCTGTACCAGGAATACGGCGACACTGAGATCCTCAGGCGTTGCCACGACTCCATGGCCGCCTTCATCCGCGACGTCGAGACCCGGCTCGACGACGACGGGCTGTGGAGCAGCGGCTTCCAGTTCGGCGACTGGCTCGACCCCGACGCGCCGCCGGACAACGCCGGAGAGGGCAAGACCGGCCGGCATCTGGTGGCCGCCGCCTACCTGGCCAAGACCACCCGCGAGATGGCCGACACCGCCCGCGTCCTGGGCACGGCCGACGCCGGGCACTTCGCGTCGCTGGCCGAAAGGACCCGGGAGGCGTTCCGCGCCGAATACGTCACCGGGAACGGCCGGGTCGCCGGTGAGAGCGCCACCGCCTACGCGCTGGCCATCTGCTTCGACCTGCTCGACCCCGCCCAGGAGGCGCACGCCGGCACGCGCCTGGCACAACTTGTCGCCAAGGCCGGATTCAGGATCTCCACCGGGTTCGCGGGAACCCCGCTGATCCTGCCCGCCCTCAGCAGGACCGGTCACCTCCAGGAGGCGTATCTGCTGCTCCTGGAGACCGGTTGTCCCTCCTTCCTGTATCCGGTCACCATGGGGGCGACCACGATCTGGGAGCGCTGGGACGCCGTCCTGCCCGACGGCACTCTCAACTCCACCGGCATGACCTCGCTCAACCACTACGCCCTCGGCGCGGTCTGCGACTGGCTGCACAAGACCATCGGCGGCCTGACCCCGCTCGAACCCGGCTATCGGCGCATGCGCATCGCCCCCAAGCCCGGCGGCGGCCTCACCCACGCCACCCTCACCCACACGACCGTCCGCGGGGAGGTCCGCATCGGCTGGTGCGTCACCGACCGGTTCGCCCTCGAGGTGACCGTCCCCGACGGCACCCACGCCCTGGTCGAGCTGCCCGACGGCCAGATCACCGAGATCACCGGCGGCACCCACTCCTTCGACTGCGAGCCGCCCGGTGAGGACGGCCCCCGCGAGCCGTAC